The Dama dama isolate Ldn47 chromosome 28, ASM3311817v1, whole genome shotgun sequence genome has a window encoding:
- the LOC133047956 gene encoding uncharacterized LOC128125822 homolog, giving the protein MVRPQSSMSRHIPQFCGVLGHTFMEFLKGSGDYCQAQHDLYADK; this is encoded by the exons ATGGTTAGGCCACAATCTTCAATGAGTAGACATATTCCT CAGTTCTGTGGTGTTCTCGGTCACACATTTATGGAGTTTCTGAAGGGCAGTGGAGATTACTGCCAGGCACAGCACGACCTCTATGCAGACAAGTGA
- the PTP4A1 gene encoding protein tyrosine phosphatase type IVA 1 gives MARMNRPAPVEVTYRNMRFLITHNPTNATLSKFIEELKKYGVTTIVRVCEATYDTTLVEKEGIHVLDWPFDDGAPPSNQIVDDWLSLVKIKFREDPGCCIAVHCVAGLGRAPVLVALALIEGGMKYEDAVQFIRQKRRGAFNSKQLLYLEKYRPKMRLRFKDSNGHRNNCCVQ, from the exons ATGGCTCGAATGAACCGCCCAGCACCTGTGGAAGTTACGTACAGGAACATGAGATTTCTTATTACACACAACCCAACTAATGCAACGTTAAGCAAATTTATAGAG GAACTTAAGAAGTATGGAGTTACCACAATCGTAAGAGTATGTGAAGCAACTTATGACACTACTCTTGTGGAGAAAGAAGGCATCCATGTTCTC GATTGGCCTTTTGATGATGGCGCACCACCATCTAACCAAATTGTTGATGATTGGTTAAGTCTTGTGAAGATTAAGTTTCGTGAAGACCCTGGTTGTTGTATTGCTGTTCATTGTGTTGCAGGCCTTGGCAG AGCTCCAGTGCTTGTTGCCCTAGCATTAATTGAAGGTGGAATGAAATATGAAGATGCAGTACAGTTCATAAGACA aaagcgACGAGGAGCTTTTAACAGCAAGCAACTTTTGTATTTGGAGAAGTATCGTCCTAAAATGCGGCTGCGCTTCAAAGACTCCAATGGGCATAGAAACAACTGTTGCGTTCAGTAA